The following proteins are encoded in a genomic region of Leptospira ryugenii:
- a CDS encoding ABC transporter ATP-binding protein translates to MKYFLRLMSYSLHYRNRFLLGLVFALLTAILNGISLTSLVPLFDSLGGDSTKRLHFELTNQEKTILVEEIYMGEEFLDGLDRIKRVIISIKLRLNFLTKDMNPREIVWAVCIAVFPLYLLKMLTYLISVFCIATAGYRAVRDIRQELFEKVQRLPLTYFYKEKTGLIMSRVINDAEIVAAVISSNFRDATINFFYVITHLLILIYMNTELLVLACITIPLVILPVTLFTRKISTSTTRLQEKLADLNGHIQEFISGIKVIRTFRQEVSEIKKFTHINDRVFKRNFKGQFYLQLAPSLVELTSSIVVLGYFALGAKFIYSGKFSQGEFMTFLLIILFLLRPLTQLSQMVGKITQANAAGKRIFELIDRESDIEEETNKIDLTEIKQGILFENLHFSYPGTNQEILKGINLDIKLGDSYAFVGTSGSGKSTLMDMIPRFFDPSQGKIAIDGKDIREISLKSLRSKIGIVTQEIFLFHGTVADNIAYGTKASSRKDIIRAARLANAHDFIMKLEKGYDTMIGVRGLDLSGGQRQRLVIARALLRNPEIMILDEATSALDAESERLVTRALERLFKNRTTFIIAHRLSTIRRVKNIVVIEDGEVKEMGDHDSLLEKNGIYRKLYDSQFLDAEVQI, encoded by the coding sequence ATGAAGTATTTTTTGCGACTCATGTCATATTCATTGCATTATCGCAATCGATTCCTTCTTGGTTTGGTATTTGCTTTATTAACTGCTATTTTAAATGGTATTTCACTCACATCATTAGTACCTCTGTTTGACTCCTTGGGAGGAGATTCAACAAAAAGGTTACATTTTGAACTTACTAATCAGGAAAAAACTATCTTAGTAGAAGAAATCTATATGGGAGAAGAATTCCTTGATGGTCTTGATCGCATCAAAAGAGTGATTATCTCGATTAAACTACGATTGAACTTTCTTACCAAAGACATGAATCCACGTGAGATTGTTTGGGCTGTATGTATAGCGGTATTTCCATTATATCTGCTAAAGATGCTTACCTATCTAATTTCAGTTTTTTGTATAGCAACGGCAGGATATAGGGCGGTTAGAGATATTCGGCAAGAGCTGTTTGAAAAAGTCCAAAGATTACCATTAACATATTTTTACAAAGAAAAAACAGGCTTAATCATGAGCCGTGTAATCAATGATGCGGAAATCGTTGCAGCAGTAATTTCTAGTAACTTTCGCGATGCAACGATCAATTTCTTTTATGTCATAACCCATCTTCTAATACTAATTTACATGAATACCGAGCTACTAGTGCTAGCCTGCATTACAATACCTCTCGTTATACTCCCTGTTACTTTGTTCACTCGAAAAATTTCGACCTCAACAACTAGGTTACAAGAAAAGTTAGCTGATCTAAATGGACACATCCAAGAATTTATCTCTGGCATTAAAGTGATTCGCACATTCAGGCAAGAAGTATCTGAAATAAAAAAATTCACCCATATAAACGATAGAGTTTTTAAACGGAATTTTAAAGGACAGTTTTATCTACAATTAGCGCCGAGTTTAGTAGAGTTAACTTCCTCTATTGTAGTTCTTGGATATTTTGCACTTGGAGCAAAATTTATATATTCTGGAAAGTTTTCTCAAGGTGAGTTCATGACTTTCCTTTTAATTATACTCTTTCTATTGCGACCATTGACACAGTTGTCACAAATGGTTGGTAAGATTACACAAGCGAATGCGGCTGGAAAGAGAATTTTTGAATTGATAGATCGAGAGTCTGATATCGAAGAAGAAACAAATAAAATCGATCTTACAGAAATAAAACAAGGCATACTATTTGAGAATTTGCATTTTTCATACCCAGGCACTAACCAAGAAATTTTAAAAGGTATCAACTTAGATATAAAATTAGGAGATTCTTACGCCTTCGTAGGTACAAGTGGAAGTGGGAAGTCTACATTGATGGATATGATTCCTCGATTTTTTGATCCCTCTCAAGGAAAAATTGCAATCGATGGTAAGGATATCCGAGAGATATCTTTAAAATCATTGCGTTCCAAAATTGGAATCGTTACCCAAGAAATATTTTTATTCCATGGAACTGTAGCAGATAACATTGCCTATGGGACTAAAGCTTCTTCCAGAAAAGATATCATCAGAGCTGCAAGATTAGCAAATGCTCATGATTTCATTATGAAGTTAGAAAAAGGATATGATACTATGATTGGGGTTAGAGGTCTCGATCTAAGTGGCGGGCAAAGGCAAAGATTGGTAATTGCGAGAGCCCTGTTGCGAAACCCAGAAATCATGATCTTGGATGAAGCAACTAGTGCCCTCGATGCTGAATCCGAAAGATTGGTTACCCGTGCTTTGGAAAGATTGTTTAAAAATCGGACTACTTTTATCATCGCTCATAGACTATCAACTATTCGCCGGGTAAAAAATATCGTTGTCATAGAAGACGGTGAAGTGAAAGAAATGGGAGATCATGATTCTCTACTAGAAAAAAATGGTATATATAGAAAGTTATACGATAGCCAATTTTTGGATGCCGAGGTTCAAATTTGA
- a CDS encoding response regulator, with product MAIENDPIASSELELIFQGLRQRVVITKFTQTVKEYVKSSNPDIILMGLSFKDKKELEFVLELRKDVITQSIPILALIPKDDDTFKQNMKPLGFTDFMVKPLFKQPLLDKIHNLIEEYKFGENSKTRDNVSFVIVDRSHGKVFFQCRANLKRYVFPEFKRIFTPNFLKSIVGEYICFDIRAVPDVGKEEVEVFERIVKIFIGKDKISIVSGRHMGAFVEHAQEDERIIVFMAPNEFDEYVKVEEHKKEDARKKEKKEKFEEKAPVAATTAPGEETPPSEAMATEPSSQEVEPAAEALEENQET from the coding sequence ATGGCTATCGAAAATGACCCGATTGCTTCTTCGGAGCTTGAACTGATTTTTCAAGGGCTGAGACAGCGGGTAGTCATCACAAAATTCACTCAAACAGTAAAAGAATACGTAAAGTCTTCCAATCCCGATATTATTTTGATGGGCCTTTCTTTTAAGGATAAAAAGGAATTAGAGTTTGTCTTGGAGTTGCGAAAAGATGTGATCACACAGTCCATTCCAATCTTAGCTTTGATTCCGAAGGATGATGACACGTTCAAACAAAATATGAAACCTTTAGGTTTTACAGATTTTATGGTGAAGCCATTATTCAAACAGCCGTTACTCGACAAAATCCATAACTTGATAGAAGAGTATAAATTTGGTGAAAATAGTAAGACTAGAGATAATGTTTCTTTTGTAATTGTTGATCGAAGCCATGGAAAAGTTTTTTTCCAATGCAGGGCCAATCTCAAACGTTATGTTTTCCCAGAGTTCAAACGTATTTTTACACCTAATTTTCTCAAATCCATCGTTGGAGAATACATCTGTTTTGATATACGCGCTGTTCCTGATGTTGGAAAAGAAGAAGTAGAAGTATTTGAACGAATCGTAAAGATCTTTATCGGTAAAGACAAGATTTCTATTGTCTCGGGAAGGCATATGGGTGCTTTTGTCGAACATGCACAAGAGGACGAAAGAATCATTGTGTTCATGGCGCCGAACGAATTTGATGAATATGTAAAAGTAGAAGAGCATAAAAAAGAAGATGCTCGTAAAAAAGAGAAAAAAGAAAAGTTTGAAGAAAAAGCTCCTGTAGCTGCGACCACAGCGCCAGGCGAGGAAACGCCTCCTTCCGAGGCAATGGCAACAGAACCTTCTTCCCAAGAAGTTGAACCAGCAGCAGAAGCATTAGAAGAGAACCAAGAAACATGA
- a CDS encoding acyl-CoA dehydrogenase family protein, with amino-acid sequence MIEFSITDEQKALRDLARDFAKNEMAPKAEYHDHTGEFPKEILKKAHAVGLMNMHIPVEYGGSGLGVLDELIASEELFYACSGMATAILANNLALAPVLLGASDEIMKKFIQPMNDTFTLAAYAVTEPGAGSDVASIRTTAKRVGDDYVINGSKMWITNAGHADWFFVLAKTDPTAGHKGMTGFIVDAKTPGIILGKKEKNMGQRCSDTRGLTFEDVKVHKSQLIGKEGDGFKIAMGAFDQTRPAVAIGAVGVAKAALDHSIRYANTRNAFGKPISVNQGISFMIADMARDIEAGRLLCWQAAWLIDNKMRNTYQASIAKVFCADMAMRVATDAVQIFGGYGFNEEYPVEKLMRDAKIFQIYEGTSQIQRVIISKFLNDGVGIESPNL; translated from the coding sequence ATGATCGAATTTTCCATTACCGATGAACAAAAAGCGCTCCGAGATTTAGCGAGAGATTTTGCAAAAAATGAAATGGCTCCCAAAGCAGAATATCATGATCACACGGGAGAATTCCCGAAAGAGATTTTGAAAAAAGCACATGCAGTTGGATTGATGAATATGCACATTCCGGTCGAATATGGTGGGTCCGGTTTGGGAGTTTTGGATGAACTCATAGCCTCGGAAGAGCTTTTCTATGCTTGTTCCGGAATGGCTACAGCTATTTTGGCAAACAATTTAGCCTTAGCACCGGTTCTTTTAGGCGCAAGTGATGAAATCATGAAAAAATTCATCCAGCCTATGAATGATACCTTTACTCTGGCAGCATATGCTGTGACTGAACCAGGTGCTGGATCAGATGTGGCTAGTATTAGAACGACGGCGAAACGTGTTGGTGATGACTATGTAATCAATGGATCCAAGATGTGGATTACTAACGCAGGTCATGCGGATTGGTTTTTTGTATTAGCAAAAACTGATCCGACAGCAGGTCATAAAGGTATGACTGGCTTTATCGTAGATGCAAAAACTCCAGGCATCATTCTTGGAAAAAAAGAAAAGAATATGGGCCAACGTTGTTCTGATACAAGGGGTTTAACCTTTGAGGATGTAAAGGTTCACAAATCTCAGCTTATAGGCAAAGAAGGTGATGGATTTAAGATTGCAATGGGTGCTTTTGACCAAACAAGACCTGCCGTGGCCATCGGTGCCGTTGGCGTTGCAAAGGCTGCCCTCGACCACTCGATTCGATATGCCAATACTAGAAATGCTTTCGGAAAACCCATTTCTGTAAACCAAGGTATTTCTTTCATGATTGCCGATATGGCAAGAGATATTGAAGCCGGTCGTTTGTTGTGCTGGCAAGCCGCATGGTTGATTGATAACAAAATGCGTAACACTTACCAAGCTTCGATTGCAAAAGTCTTTTGCGCTGATATGGCAATGAGAGTGGCTACGGATGCAGTGCAAATCTTTGGTGGGTATGGATTTAACGAGGAATATCCTGTTGAAAAACTAATGAGAGATGCAAAAATCTTCCAAATTTATGAAGGAACATCCCAAATCCAAAGGGTGATCATTTCTAAATTTTTAAATGATGGAGTAGGTATCGAAAGTCCAAATTTGTAA
- a CDS encoding GlsB/YeaQ/YmgE family stress response membrane protein, with protein sequence MIEHIQGENNSDTMDVKSFILFLLVGAIAGWLTGKILRGKGFGLIANLVIGVIGSFLGGLLAQFIGLSGSGVIADIAIALGGSIVLVYLLGLVKK encoded by the coding sequence ATGATAGAGCACATTCAAGGAGAAAACAACTCGGATACCATGGATGTAAAAAGTTTTATTCTATTTTTATTGGTGGGTGCCATCGCTGGCTGGCTAACTGGAAAAATACTCAGAGGAAAAGGATTTGGTCTCATTGCAAATCTCGTCATCGGAGTGATTGGGTCTTTTTTGGGCGGTCTTTTGGCTCAATTTATAGGCTTAAGTGGCAGTGGGGTTATAGCCGATATCGCAATCGCCTTGGGAGGCTCTATCGTGCTAGTGTATCTACTCGGTCTGGTTAAGAAATAA
- a CDS encoding YebC/PmpR family DNA-binding transcriptional regulator, whose product MSGHSKWATIRRKKGALDAKRGAIFTRIAKEISVAAKEGGGDVEGNPRLRLAVTKAKAANMPKDNIERAIKKGTGGLEGMVYEECLYECYAPGGVALMVDALTDKKSRTTPEIKSILTKMGGSLANSGAVSRLFERKGQITLKVEQISEEALFDLALGAGAEDIQGSDGIYTILTPPNEYEAVQSALTTKGLTMEESEIKYIPMTTVEVNDKETAEKIIKLIENLEANDDVQSVSANFELGEGIEL is encoded by the coding sequence ATGTCAGGACACTCGAAATGGGCTACGATACGCAGAAAAAAAGGCGCACTTGATGCAAAGAGGGGAGCTATCTTCACTCGGATTGCAAAGGAGATATCGGTCGCAGCAAAAGAGGGTGGAGGAGATGTAGAAGGCAATCCAAGACTCCGGTTGGCGGTCACAAAGGCAAAAGCTGCCAACATGCCAAAGGACAATATCGAGCGAGCCATTAAAAAAGGAACCGGCGGCTTGGAAGGCATGGTTTATGAAGAATGCCTTTATGAATGTTACGCTCCTGGTGGAGTTGCTCTCATGGTCGATGCTCTCACCGATAAAAAATCTCGCACAACGCCAGAAATTAAGAGCATCCTCACAAAAATGGGTGGATCCTTGGCAAACTCAGGTGCCGTTTCTCGCCTATTTGAACGCAAAGGCCAAATCACTCTGAAAGTGGAACAAATCTCCGAAGAGGCTCTCTTCGACCTTGCTTTAGGAGCAGGAGCAGAAGATATCCAAGGAAGTGATGGCATCTATACCATTCTTACGCCACCAAACGAGTATGAAGCTGTGCAATCCGCATTGACCACAAAAGGTCTAACAATGGAAGAATCTGAAATAAAATACATTCCAATGACAACCGTGGAAGTCAATGACAAGGAAACTGCAGAGAAAATCATCAAGCTAATCGAGAATTTGGAAGCGAATGATGATGTCCAGAGTGTGAGTGCAAATTTTGAGCTCGGGGAAGGGATTGAATTATAA
- a CDS encoding M23 family metallopeptidase: MRGLVFFLYLFTILLSAQLFGNDLPPGFVLREAYAWPVKGYSQITGTFGEFRTGHFHMGQDFSTGGRIGIPILAVADGKVTRVQRKWNSIGYAVFVQHDDGITSRYGHLHKFAPKIIKQILKSKQARRFKDRVDFDIVLPEAIDVKKSEMIALSGDTGVGPPHLHLELFKDNVYYNPVHFGLGYREAEEIIFEALRLTPETSRTFINGKNEPLDIPFVHSGNNRYYLNDSQTILIQGKVGIQVSIHQRSNNSRLGIRSLNLSFDNQTLQGFDLSRILKDHSRKNVLLYDTRLSRPDGNPFSYFLHAKDGNDLLGFLRLEREQGLIDSERFKSEDGKEVSIKATGQGNQEAFAYFKIAKDQGDYKHIITKEWIYNVFYDRYTTFKSKDTRVELFFPVNAVYSKAYFEIHAKEEIKIKTNGLNQLSSVYEIGPEYKDFNLGYDLYVKVPKTQDINSADLYEVLPDGSVKKIKGSSFSSWGQFFKVRLRKTGMFVVLSDQTPPNIYLHESMVKTIYPREDFALLLKAKDVGSGIMPEGFDITVDGIRGKAEYFPKDGRVEIFEPESLYLPGKHTVLASVRDFAGNWSSTVRYDYEIESPPVQAVEIPIKTETTKELSEKTQKTESPKKENKGPKVSKKKSTRSQTKVTPPTSR, from the coding sequence ATGCGGGGACTGGTTTTTTTTCTATATCTTTTTACAATTCTTCTAAGTGCGCAACTTTTCGGAAATGATCTCCCACCAGGATTTGTACTAAGAGAAGCCTATGCTTGGCCAGTCAAAGGCTACTCTCAAATCACCGGTACCTTTGGTGAATTTCGAACCGGCCATTTTCACATGGGTCAAGATTTTTCCACGGGAGGAAGGATTGGAATACCCATTCTAGCTGTCGCCGATGGAAAAGTGACACGAGTGCAAAGAAAATGGAATTCGATTGGATATGCTGTTTTTGTTCAACACGATGATGGGATCACATCCCGATATGGGCATTTACATAAATTTGCACCCAAAATTATCAAACAAATTTTAAAATCTAAACAAGCGAGACGATTCAAAGACAGGGTTGATTTTGATATTGTTCTGCCTGAAGCCATCGATGTTAAAAAAAGTGAAATGATTGCTTTATCTGGTGATACTGGAGTCGGACCTCCTCACTTGCATCTCGAACTCTTCAAAGACAATGTATATTACAACCCAGTTCATTTCGGATTGGGATATCGCGAAGCCGAAGAAATTATCTTTGAAGCACTGCGACTGACACCAGAAACTTCACGCACCTTTATCAATGGAAAGAATGAACCCCTCGATATTCCATTTGTTCACTCCGGCAATAATCGATATTATCTGAATGATTCACAAACTATATTGATCCAGGGAAAAGTTGGAATCCAAGTTTCAATCCACCAAAGATCGAATAATAGTCGATTGGGTATTAGGTCACTTAATCTCAGCTTCGATAACCAAACCTTACAGGGGTTTGATTTATCTAGGATATTGAAGGATCATTCCCGTAAAAATGTATTACTATACGATACTCGATTGAGTAGACCCGATGGAAATCCTTTCTCTTATTTTTTACATGCGAAGGACGGAAATGATCTCTTAGGTTTTTTAAGACTCGAAAGAGAACAAGGATTAATTGATAGTGAACGTTTCAAATCTGAGGATGGAAAAGAAGTTTCCATCAAAGCGACAGGACAGGGTAACCAAGAAGCCTTCGCGTATTTCAAAATTGCAAAAGACCAAGGAGATTATAAACACATCATTACTAAGGAATGGATTTATAATGTTTTCTATGATCGATATACAACATTCAAATCAAAAGATACAAGAGTTGAACTCTTCTTTCCTGTAAATGCGGTTTATTCTAAGGCCTATTTTGAAATCCATGCAAAAGAAGAGATAAAGATCAAAACGAACGGATTAAACCAACTCTCCTCTGTTTATGAAATTGGACCAGAGTATAAGGATTTTAATTTAGGTTATGATTTGTATGTGAAGGTACCCAAAACTCAAGACATAAATTCTGCGGATCTTTATGAAGTTCTTCCTGATGGCTCTGTAAAAAAAATCAAAGGATCTTCATTCAGCTCTTGGGGGCAATTTTTTAAAGTTAGGTTAAGAAAAACTGGGATGTTTGTAGTTCTATCCGATCAAACTCCTCCTAACATTTATTTGCATGAATCTATGGTAAAAACAATTTATCCAAGAGAAGACTTTGCACTACTTTTGAAGGCAAAGGATGTTGGTTCGGGAATTATGCCAGAGGGATTTGATATTACTGTGGATGGAATTAGAGGAAAGGCGGAGTATTTTCCTAAGGATGGACGAGTTGAAATTTTTGAACCGGAATCGCTTTACCTTCCTGGCAAACATACTGTCCTTGCAAGTGTTCGAGACTTCGCTGGAAATTGGAGTTCTACTGTGCGATATGATTATGAAATCGAAAGTCCCCCTGTGCAAGCTGTCGAAATCCCAATCAAAACAGAAACGACAAAAGAGCTAAGTGAAAAGACGCAAAAGACAGAATCTCCGAAAAAAGAAAATAAGGGACCGAAGGTCTCAAAAAAGAAATCTACTCGGTCCCAGACAAAAGTCACGCCACCTACATCCCGATAG
- a CDS encoding anthranilate synthase component II has product MILLIDNYDSFTYILYQYISEFIQVQVIKNDDPLPPLETVSAVVLSPGPGLPKSSGLLMQHIQALLGKKPLLGVCLGHQAIAEAFGAHLEQSREIFHGRVSKIQHAGNEIFKGIPNPIQVNRYHSWIVSKNNFPKELKITAETEDGFIMGFSSMNLENVYGIQFHPESILTEYGKEMIGNFCELVSK; this is encoded by the coding sequence GTGATTCTACTCATTGATAATTATGACTCATTCACTTATATACTTTATCAATATATAAGTGAATTTATCCAGGTTCAAGTCATCAAAAATGATGATCCTCTTCCTCCTCTCGAAACGGTCTCGGCAGTGGTACTCTCTCCGGGACCTGGATTGCCTAAAAGCTCTGGATTGTTGATGCAACACATACAGGCTTTGCTAGGCAAAAAACCATTATTGGGAGTATGTTTAGGCCACCAGGCGATTGCCGAAGCCTTTGGCGCACACCTTGAACAATCCAGGGAAATTTTTCATGGCCGAGTATCAAAAATACAACACGCAGGAAATGAAATCTTTAAAGGCATTCCGAATCCTATCCAGGTAAATCGTTACCATTCTTGGATTGTATCAAAAAATAATTTTCCAAAAGAGCTTAAAATAACTGCAGAGACAGAAGATGGATTTATAATGGGTTTTTCTTCGATGAATCTTGAAAATGTGTATGGTATTCAATTTCATCCCGAATCTATCTTAACAGAATACGGTAAAGAGATGATCGGTAACTTTTGTGAGTTGGTATCCAAATGA
- a CDS encoding enoyl-CoA hydratase/isomerase family protein has protein sequence MNYKREIIDLSGGKGEIINLQLNDQNSLTGSNMKELGAILREIQNDPSKKGVIISSENEKFFCNGLDADNLLNTPKDKLLDEVGGIVILFGELVSFDKPLIAEVTGHAMGGGAVITVACDFKYMLDGKGRIGFTEVNVGLPLPGSFIDKIKMCVSGSYWSEVCLEGKTYKGQEAKQIGLIDEIAANREEIRKLSLKKLDTLSKIPSTAYRSTKNVLNGALIAKLDTYAKETTDAFKQPGVTENLLEAMTALKEKRRPVFK, from the coding sequence ATGAACTATAAACGAGAAATCATAGACCTAAGTGGTGGAAAGGGAGAGATTATCAACCTTCAGTTGAACGATCAAAACTCCCTAACTGGAAGTAATATGAAAGAGTTGGGAGCTATTCTTCGAGAGATACAGAATGACCCAAGTAAAAAAGGTGTGATCATTTCTTCAGAAAATGAAAAATTCTTTTGTAATGGACTGGATGCAGACAATCTATTAAACACCCCCAAAGACAAATTATTAGATGAAGTTGGTGGTATTGTTATTCTTTTTGGGGAGTTAGTTTCTTTTGACAAACCTTTGATCGCAGAAGTAACAGGACATGCCATGGGTGGTGGTGCTGTGATCACAGTAGCTTGCGATTTTAAATATATGTTAGATGGAAAAGGTAGAATCGGTTTTACAGAAGTGAATGTCGGATTGCCTCTACCCGGAAGTTTCATAGACAAAATCAAAATGTGTGTCAGCGGGAGCTATTGGTCTGAAGTTTGCCTCGAAGGAAAAACTTACAAAGGACAAGAAGCAAAACAGATCGGCTTGATTGATGAAATTGCTGCAAATAGAGAAGAGATTCGAAAATTATCTCTCAAAAAATTGGATACATTATCCAAGATTCCTTCTACTGCTTATCGAAGCACAAAAAACGTGTTAAACGGTGCTTTGATTGCAAAACTTGATACCTATGCAAAAGAAACGACTGATGCGTTTAAACAACCAGGGGTCACAGAAAATTTATTAGAAGCAATGACTGCATTGAAAGAAAAACGAAGACCTGTTTTTAAATAA
- a CDS encoding EAL domain-containing protein — translation MKDLDVFKKTFIDENRGKPLFLIRFENISHIEINPFLDLLRGEFYSCLDLEDISFGFHYYEKKGILLMGIAPLFEWNIEKFPNIENSVGKFQQECIRTKIAVFHFGVSRTQSNFISTSDEIFEELFKSSEKNLNDNLVRWSWTYYNKANTYISGSVHEAMIQPTVIYNPKTKIYSVKGGEVFVGGGAYFGYKDLINDIPNDQDINRIELLILEKLIIACDGAPGLLKFNISPQSLIDTFSSKEKVDKLNKLIRNKNLLTENVRFELVEKPYDDSQHSLKDVCQAFYDHGMSFAADDFGVKSQSHQIVLDLGIMIKEFKLDPISFKFKIEEDQIKFLDNLAFIDYCKRLADNREAVITAEAVEDFDTLRFLMEHQIYQFQANILFGKMPVSDYRRDFELLQTIPEDVVKEVLNDKILSEKQKQHGNVFRVALEAGLI, via the coding sequence ATGAAAGATTTGGATGTATTTAAAAAAACATTCATAGATGAAAATCGTGGGAAACCATTGTTCCTAATCCGTTTCGAAAACATAAGCCATATCGAGATCAATCCATTTTTAGATCTTTTAAGAGGTGAGTTTTATTCCTGTCTTGATTTGGAGGATATTTCTTTTGGTTTTCATTACTATGAAAAAAAAGGCATTCTTTTGATGGGCATTGCACCCCTCTTTGAATGGAACATTGAAAAGTTTCCGAACATAGAAAATTCAGTTGGTAAGTTCCAACAAGAGTGCATCCGCACAAAAATCGCTGTCTTTCATTTTGGTGTCTCACGCACGCAATCCAACTTTATATCAACAAGTGACGAAATCTTTGAAGAACTATTTAAATCCTCAGAAAAGAATTTAAATGATAACCTAGTCCGCTGGAGCTGGACTTACTACAACAAAGCAAATACATATATCTCTGGCTCAGTTCATGAGGCGATGATACAACCGACTGTCATTTACAATCCAAAAACAAAGATCTATTCGGTAAAAGGTGGCGAGGTCTTTGTTGGTGGAGGTGCTTACTTTGGATATAAAGATTTAATCAATGATATACCCAATGACCAAGATATCAATCGTATAGAATTGTTGATCCTAGAAAAGTTAATCATAGCTTGCGATGGAGCACCTGGTCTCTTAAAGTTTAATATATCTCCTCAGTCATTAATAGATACATTCTCTAGCAAAGAGAAAGTAGACAAACTAAACAAATTAATCAGAAACAAAAATCTCCTCACTGAAAACGTACGTTTTGAACTAGTTGAAAAGCCCTATGATGATTCGCAACACTCGCTGAAAGATGTGTGCCAGGCATTTTATGACCATGGAATGAGTTTTGCAGCAGATGACTTTGGAGTCAAAAGTCAATCCCACCAAATCGTTCTGGATTTAGGTATAATGATTAAAGAATTTAAGTTAGATCCGATCAGTTTTAAATTTAAAATTGAAGAAGATCAGATCAAATTTTTAGATAATTTAGCATTTATTGATTATTGCAAAAGACTTGCAGATAACCGAGAAGCAGTCATTACCGCGGAGGCGGTGGAGGATTTTGACACTTTGAGATTTTTAATGGAACACCAAATCTATCAGTTCCAAGCAAATATACTTTTTGGAAAAATGCCGGTCAGTGATTATAGACGAGATTTTGAACTTTTACAAACTATTCCTGAGGATGTAGTGAAAGAAGTACTAAACGACAAAATTTTATCAGAAAAACAAAAACAACATGGAAATGTTTTCCGCGTTGCATTGGAAGCGGGACTGATCTAA
- a CDS encoding response regulator has product MRVLIVDDNDKYANNLKLFFDTKGIQSVRARDAREGWTVFQSDPNFDVVISDVTMETQTSGLWMMRKIYKSKFPGVMIIASTGFDVAGVMFFSKFILPFFCGLHWMIPKVPLKKGEVQLFPTTLANNLTKPF; this is encoded by the coding sequence ATGAGAGTTCTGATCGTTGATGATAACGATAAATATGCAAATAATTTAAAGCTCTTTTTTGATACTAAAGGTATACAATCTGTGAGAGCACGTGACGCTAGAGAAGGTTGGACCGTTTTTCAGTCAGATCCAAATTTTGATGTCGTGATCTCCGATGTAACGATGGAAACTCAAACCTCAGGATTATGGATGATGCGAAAAATTTATAAAAGCAAATTCCCTGGAGTTATGATCATAGCATCTACTGGCTTCGATGTGGCAGGAGTGATGTTCTTTTCAAAATTCATTTTACCCTTTTTTTGTGGTCTGCATTGGATGATCCCAAAGGTACCACTAAAAAAAGGGGAAGTTCAACTATTTCCGACGACATTAGCTAATAACCTAACAAAGCCTTTTTAG